CTATGAAGATGCTCACAATTATAATGCTGCATTACTAAAGGCTGACAATTATACTTTAGGAGATTATACAGATTGGAAGCTTCCAACAAAAGAAGAACTTCGTAAGCTAAATACAAACTACCCTGCAGCGTTTAATAATAGTGGATCTTTTTGGGCAAATTCAGAAGCCACAGCACCTACTGATCCTAATAATGCATTCTTTTATAACAAAACAACGGATACAATGGGAGATAAAGCGAAATCAGATGTTAGTTACACAAAAATAATTAGAAAGACGAGTTTCTAACTTATGTGTAAGTAAACACATTATTTTAGCTCTTATAAACACCTTGAATATGAGAAGAAAACTATTCATATTGGCTATACTCACCTTTACAACGAACCTATCGTTTGCTCAAAAAGCATATGTCTCTATCAAAGGAGCTGTAATATCTGTTTCCAAAGAGGCAAATGTGACGATTCAAGGAGATTTTGAAAGTAAAGGAGAAAAATCAGCCGATCAATCATTCGTAACGATGGATGGTTCTTTGAACATCTTTGGGGACATTCTAAATAACACCTTCCCTCTTTTCGATGAGTTCTCTAAAGGACACTTCTCTTTTTTGGGAAACCAAGATCAATATATTACGGGAGAAGGGACAGTAAACTTCTCCAATATTGAAGTAAATAAAGTCCCTGTAGATGCTTTAGAGAAACCAAAGATCTTTTTTGATGCACCCATTTCTATTACTAAAAAAACGAAGCTTTCTTCTGGAATAATTGAAGTAGGGGATGATGACTTACTACTAAAAGAGGAAACGACCATTACTCGTTCTATCGATGGTGTGGGTTGTTTCTTTAATACCGATAGAGAAGGTTCAGTAAGAAAATATTTTAGTTATACAGAAGATCCGTCACTAACTCTAGAGATGCCTATCGGGGCAAACAATCAATACTCCCCTGTAACGGTACAATTTGTAGATCTAGAGACACTAAATGACAATGCACAACTACGATTCAAAGCCCAAGGAAAGCGTCATGAATCGATGCCTAAAGATGGACAATTCTTAAATAGGTTTTGGGAAGTCGAGAATATCGACATTCACGAAAACACCCAATATAAGATGACATTCTTCTATCAACAAGAGGATATTGTCTCGGAAGATCAAGAGAATACTTACGAGGGTATTGAGATGAAAGAAGAGAAGGGATTCCTTCTTCCATTTAACACCTTAGAAAAAGTAGACGAAGTAAATAATTACTTTAATATTAATGCGAAAGGTAAGATGAAAGCTTTCACTGCAGGTGATCTTAGAAGTGCAACCTTCTCCGATGTGATCGTCTTCCCTACTCCTAACGACGGACACTTCTCCATAAAAATCGATAATCCAAACGATAAATGGATGGATTACGAGTTCTACAATATTTTTGGACAAAAGATTCTTTCAGGAAAAACAGAGAGAGGAGTATTTAACTTTAACTTCTCTAAATTCCCTAAGGGAGTATACTTCTATAAAATATATTTCAGTACGAAAACAGTTAGTCGTAAGATTACCATTCAATAAAAGAGTAAGAATACCTATCTTTACACCGTTTTAATATTTTTATCCATGAAACGTGTAGAGATAGGTATTTTTGGTAGAATGAATGCAGGGAAAAGTACCCTAATGAATCTACTCACTCAACAAGAAACATCCATTGTAGATCCAACACCGGGAACGACAGCCGATCACAAAATTACTCTTTTTGAGCTCCATGGCATCGGTCCATGTAAAATATTCGACACCCCAGGTATAGATGAAGAGACAATACTAGGACAAAAGAAACGCAAGAAAGTGATCCAAACACTACGAGAGTGTGATCTAGCAATCATTACCACTCCTTCGAATATTGCGGACTTTAGCGTGGAGGAAGAACTTATATCTCTAGCACAATCTATTCAGAAAACTTATATCTTAGTACATAATATTTTCGATTCAACACCTCAGCACTCCATCAAGTTTAAAGAGGTCGATACTTCCATTATCAAGGAGGCCAATCTTTCTGAAGAGAACTCTAGAGAAGCAATTCTCCCATTCATCAAAAAATATATTACCAAAACAAAAGAGCATTCTCTATTGCCATTTATTAAGAAGGACCACTCTTACGTTTTAATCATACCAATGGATGAAGAGACTCCGGAGAAGCGACTTCTAAGACCACAAAGTATGGCTGTAGAGGAGATCACAAGAAACTGGGCCTATTCTATCACCTACAGAATGGACCTTAAAAAAGCGAGAGCAGGTAATATTGAAGAGAAGAGAAGATTTGATAATTTGCTTAACCATATTCCTTTTTTAGATGCAGTGATCACCGACTCTCAGGCAATGGATATTGTCTCAAGATGGACACCTAAACAGGTTCAACTCACAACGTTCTCCATCATGATGATTCAACATGGAACACAAAGGTTATCAAAGTTCTATCAAGGAGTGAATACTTTAACTACCTTAAAAGAGAATGGAAAGATACTGATTTGTGAGGCATGCAACCACTCAAGGATACAAGAAGATATTGGAACAGTTCAAATACCAAACATACTAAAAAAGAGATATCCGAACATAACGATTGATCATAGTTTTGGTCGCGAATTTGAGGACAAAAATCTTCAGGAATACGATCTGATCATTCACTGTGGCGGGTGTATGATCTCTGCCCAGAAACTAACTCAAAGAGTTGTGAATCTTGAAGTACACCACATTCCAATCACGAACTATGGTATCTTCCTTTCTTGGATACAAGGCCAAGAAGTATTAGAAAGAGTGGTAAAACCTTGGATATAAAAGACTATTATCATACAATCAATATGCAAAGTGGGACTACATAAAAAGCCCACTTTAATTTTTAACAAACACTCTTTTGATTAAACATAACAAACAAATAGTGGACCAATTAAAATCTCGAAAGAGTCTTTGTAAACATACTTGTATTGACAATAAAATACACAATTAATCAAATTATAGTTAATTAATCCTACTTTAGGGCACCTCTCAGAATTAATTAACTGATACTTAATATTGTAAATTACCTTATTGTTGTCATAATTAAGATCTTTCGGACTATGAGATATAAGACTATAGATAACGATATTTTATTTGATGACATTTTTAGGCTAGAGAGGTTACAGCAAATGGGAGATCCCTTGGAGCGATTAAATGACATTATCGATTGGGAAATTTTTCGACCGACATTGGAACTTATTTATGAGAAAGACCGAAAGAGTAATGCAGGAGCTTCATCATATTGCCCAATACTAATGTTCAAGATTTTAATATTACAACGGTACTATAATCTTAGTGATTTTCAAACAGAATATCAGATTCTAGACCGACATTCATTTAGTCGTTTTTTAGGTCTTGTTCGAAGTAGTGCTGTACCTGATGAAAAGACAATATGGCGATTTCGGGACAATATAACAAAGTTAGGACTTGAACGAGACCTCTTTGAACTTTTTAATGAGAAGTTAAATAATGAAGGACTATTAGTCTCAGAAGGGAAGATTGTTGATGCAAGTTTTGTGGAAGTTCCAAGGCAACGAAATAGTGAAGAAGAGAACAAACATATTAAAGAGAATGACTGTATTCCAGAGTCTTGGGAGTCTAATGTTCATAAAATAAGACAAAAAGATATAGATGCTCGTTGGGCTAAAAAAGGAAGTGAAACCTTTTATGGTTATAAGAATCACATCAAAATAGATGCAAAAAGTAAACTGATAGATGAGTACACCTCTTCTAGTGCAGAGCTTCACGACTCAAAAGTCATAGAACTTCTTATCGGAGACAAATCTGATGAGAATTGTGACTTTTATGCTGATAGTGCTTATACAGGAGAGAGATGTGAGGAAATTATTAAAAAGAGCGACATGAATAATAAAGTCAATGAAAAAGGAACCAGAGGAAATCCATTGACAGACCAGCAAAAAAAACGAAATAAAGAGAAGTCTAAAACAAGATCAAGAGTTGAACATGTCTTTGGTTTTATGGAATACAGTATGAATAAATTATATGTCAGAAGCATCGGTTTTAAAAGAGCAAGTACCATTATAGGGCTAATTAATCTTACTTACAACTTATTTAGATATGAGCAAATTAGACGATTACAACTAATGTAGGGATAGGTATGTCTAATCAATTAGTGAGTATGGTGTATTATCCTGATATTCAACGCTTAAGGTGTAACTAAAAATAGATAATTTTTCTTATCTCTATGAGGATACAGGCATTAGTTTGAAAAAAACGATTTTGAGAGGTTCCCTTTATTATTTCTTACACTATTTGCATTTATAATGTGAATAAAATGTTATAATAGTTTGCTATATTTATCAAAACTAGATTGATAATATAAACACTAAAACATGAAAAACATTTCACTACTTGTTCTATTATGTTGCTTCGTCTTTGGATCAAACAATGTAAAAGGTCAAACTATTCAATGCCTATCATCGAAGCTAATATCCAAAAATACAGATCAAAAGTGGAAAGGTTATAATCGTACGAATCTATCCCTTGAAATTGAGTTTAAAGAGAAGGGCAAAACTTACCAAGAGACCTACCAAGCACGAATAGTGACCCCTAAGAAAGTACTTAAAGGAAATCCATGGGTATGGAGAGCTAGGTTTCCTGACTGGCATACAGAGATGGATCGTATTCTTTTAGACCAAGGATACCAAATAGCATTTGTCAATACAAACAATATGCTAGGTTCTCCCAAAGCAGTGCAAGTATGGAATGCCTTTTATAAAGAGATTAGAAAGAAATTCAATCTATCGGAGAAGGTAGCACTTGAAGCGGTTAGTAGAGGAGGACTTTTTGCGTATAATTGGGCAAAGATAAATCCACAAAAGGTATCTTGCATCTATGCGGAAGCTCCTGTTTGCGACTTTAAAAGCTGGCCCAAAGGAGATGGGATAGGCAGAGGAGATAAAGGTACTTGGGAAAGATTGAAGAAAGAGTATCGTTTTAAAAATGATAAAAAGGCAAAAGCATATACAAATATTCCTTTGAATGGACTTGAAGCACTAGCCGACAACAAAGTCCCTATTCTTCATATGATTGGACTTAAAGATATGATTGTGCCTCCAACAGAAAATACCATCCCTTTGGTAAACAAATATATCAAACTAGGAGGCCCTGCGACAGTGATACCATGCACTAAGGGTAAACAGAATTTGGAAGGACATCATTTTGAAATCGAAACACCTCAAATTGGCGCTGATTTCATTCAGAACCATACTCCCATTGACCCTCATCTAGATTCTAAAAATTTCCATCAATACAGAGATGGAATCACCAATAGCTTGCTTAAGTTTACGAGAAACAAAACTGCACGTGTTGCATTTCTTGGAGGATCAATCACATACAATCATGGATGGAGAGATAGTATCAGTACTTATCTTACCAAACGTTTTCCAAATACCAAATTTGAGTTTATTGCAGCAGGCATCCCATCGATGGGTAGTACTCCAGCTGCTTTTCGTTTGGAAAGAGATATAAAAAACTTAGAGAGTATTGATCTTCTTTTTGAGGAAGCTGCTGTGAATGATTCATCTAATGGAAGAACGAACAAAGAACAGAAAAGAGCCATGGAAGGTATCGTTAGACATCTAAGAGAGAAAAACCAAGAGATGGATATTGTATTGATGCACTTTGTGGATCCTAGTAAGATTGCTACATACAATAACGGGGAGACTCCTGCAGTCATAAAGAATCATGAGTCTGTAG
The Prolixibacteraceae bacterium DNA segment above includes these coding regions:
- a CDS encoding SGNH/GDSL hydrolase family protein, which codes for MKNISLLVLLCCFVFGSNNVKGQTIQCLSSKLISKNTDQKWKGYNRTNLSLEIEFKEKGKTYQETYQARIVTPKKVLKGNPWVWRARFPDWHTEMDRILLDQGYQIAFVNTNNMLGSPKAVQVWNAFYKEIRKKFNLSEKVALEAVSRGGLFAYNWAKINPQKVSCIYAEAPVCDFKSWPKGDGIGRGDKGTWERLKKEYRFKNDKKAKAYTNIPLNGLEALADNKVPILHMIGLKDMIVPPTENTIPLVNKYIKLGGPATVIPCTKGKQNLEGHHFEIETPQIGADFIQNHTPIDPHLDSKNFHQYRDGITNSLLKFTRNKTARVAFLGGSITYNHGWRDSISTYLTKRFPNTKFEFIAAGIPSMGSTPAAFRLERDIKNLESIDLLFEEAAVNDSSNGRTNKEQKRAMEGIVRHLREKNQEMDIVLMHFVDPSKIATYNNGETPAVIKNHESVAKHYEIPSINLALEVTERINNEEFNWKDDFKNLHPSPFGQGVYAHSMITFLENSWSRGVAQDDKVTRYTMPKALDKHNYSHGILKSVKLDYKTKGWEYIPSWVPTDKVGTRANYHHVPMLVASKTNKKLKYKFHGKAIGIAIAAGPDAGILEYAIDNKEWKRQNLATKWSNHIHLPWYYILDAELEEGEHTLYLRMVDNKDQESSHNACRIRYFIVNE
- a CDS encoding IS5 family transposase, with the translated sequence MRYKTIDNDILFDDIFRLERLQQMGDPLERLNDIIDWEIFRPTLELIYEKDRKSNAGASSYCPILMFKILILQRYYNLSDFQTEYQILDRHSFSRFLGLVRSSAVPDEKTIWRFRDNITKLGLERDLFELFNEKLNNEGLLVSEGKIVDASFVEVPRQRNSEEENKHIKENDCIPESWESNVHKIRQKDIDARWAKKGSETFYGYKNHIKIDAKSKLIDEYTSSSAELHDSKVIELLIGDKSDENCDFYADSAYTGERCEEIIKKSDMNNKVNEKGTRGNPLTDQQKKRNKEKSKTRSRVEHVFGFMEYSMNKLYVRSIGFKRASTIIGLINLTYNLFRYEQIRRLQLM
- a CDS encoding 50S ribosome-binding GTPase gives rise to the protein MKRVEIGIFGRMNAGKSTLMNLLTQQETSIVDPTPGTTADHKITLFELHGIGPCKIFDTPGIDEETILGQKKRKKVIQTLRECDLAIITTPSNIADFSVEEELISLAQSIQKTYILVHNIFDSTPQHSIKFKEVDTSIIKEANLSEENSREAILPFIKKYITKTKEHSLLPFIKKDHSYVLIIPMDEETPEKRLLRPQSMAVEEITRNWAYSITYRMDLKKARAGNIEEKRRFDNLLNHIPFLDAVITDSQAMDIVSRWTPKQVQLTTFSIMMIQHGTQRLSKFYQGVNTLTTLKENGKILICEACNHSRIQEDIGTVQIPNILKKRYPNITIDHSFGREFEDKNLQEYDLIIHCGGCMISAQKLTQRVVNLEVHHIPITNYGIFLSWIQGQEVLERVVKPWI
- a CDS encoding T9SS type A sorting domain-containing protein translates to MRRKLFILAILTFTTNLSFAQKAYVSIKGAVISVSKEANVTIQGDFESKGEKSADQSFVTMDGSLNIFGDILNNTFPLFDEFSKGHFSFLGNQDQYITGEGTVNFSNIEVNKVPVDALEKPKIFFDAPISITKKTKLSSGIIEVGDDDLLLKEETTITRSIDGVGCFFNTDREGSVRKYFSYTEDPSLTLEMPIGANNQYSPVTVQFVDLETLNDNAQLRFKAQGKRHESMPKDGQFLNRFWEVENIDIHENTQYKMTFFYQQEDIVSEDQENTYEGIEMKEEKGFLLPFNTLEKVDEVNNYFNINAKGKMKAFTAGDLRSATFSDVIVFPTPNDGHFSIKIDNPNDKWMDYEFYNIFGQKILSGKTERGVFNFNFSKFPKGVYFYKIYFSTKTVSRKITIQ